In Paenibacillus sp. G2S3, a single window of DNA contains:
- the recA gene encoding recombinase RecA translates to MSDRRAALDMALRQIEKQFGKGSIMKLGESTHMQVEVVPSGSLALDIALGIGGLPKGRIIEVYGPESSGKTTVALHAIAEVQKQGGQAAFIDAEHALDPKYARNLGVNIDELLLSQPDTGEQALEIAEALVRSGAVDIIVVDSVAALVPKAEIEGDMGDSHVGLQARLMSQALRKLSGAISKSNTIAIFINQLREKIGVMFGNPETTPGGRALKFYSSVRLDVRRVESIKMGNDVVGNRTKIKIVKNKVAPPFKQADVDIMYGEGISREGSLVDIGTEMDIVNKSGAWYSYEGERLGQGRENAKQFLKEHQDIALIIENKIREASNLSTIVAAPNEAEIIAEQEEEEKLLLEIEQ, encoded by the coding sequence TTGTCAGATCGTCGTGCAGCGCTTGATATGGCGCTTCGTCAAATAGAAAAACAATTTGGTAAAGGTTCGATCATGAAACTGGGAGAATCCACTCATATGCAAGTGGAAGTTGTACCTAGCGGATCTTTGGCACTTGATATTGCGTTAGGTATAGGCGGACTTCCAAAGGGACGTATTATTGAAGTGTACGGACCTGAATCCTCCGGTAAAACAACTGTTGCTCTTCATGCTATTGCAGAAGTTCAAAAACAAGGTGGACAAGCTGCATTTATCGATGCTGAGCATGCGCTCGATCCGAAGTATGCGCGTAACTTGGGCGTAAACATTGATGAATTGTTGCTATCTCAGCCAGATACGGGTGAACAGGCACTTGAGATTGCTGAAGCACTTGTTCGTAGTGGCGCAGTAGATATTATTGTCGTTGACTCTGTAGCTGCTTTGGTTCCTAAAGCGGAAATTGAAGGCGACATGGGTGATTCTCACGTCGGCCTACAGGCTCGTTTGATGTCTCAAGCGCTTCGGAAGCTATCTGGTGCCATTAGTAAATCGAATACAATTGCTATCTTTATTAACCAGCTTCGTGAGAAAATTGGTGTTATGTTCGGTAACCCTGAGACAACTCCGGGTGGTCGGGCGCTGAAATTCTACTCTTCCGTGCGCTTGGATGTTCGTCGTGTTGAAAGTATTAAGATGGGTAACGACGTTGTAGGTAACCGTACCAAGATCAAGATTGTGAAGAATAAGGTAGCACCTCCATTTAAACAAGCTGATGTTGATATCATGTATGGTGAAGGGATTTCCAGAGAAGGAAGTCTTGTAGACATCGGTACTGAAATGGACATCGTGAATAAGAGTGGTGCATGGTATTCCTATGAGGGTGAGCGTCTCGGCCAAGGACGTGAGAATGCCAAACAGTTCTTGAAGGAACATCAAGATATTGCACTCATCATTGAGAACAAGATTCGTGAAGCAAGTAACCTGTCCACTATTGTTGCTGCACCAAATGAAGCGGAAATCATTGCAGAGCAAGAGGAAGAAGAAAAACTACTTCTCGAAATCGAACAATAG
- a CDS encoding DUF3388 domain-containing protein codes for MEYKQWYMEYKIHKNRPGLLGDIASMLGMLEVNILTINGVEGKTRGMLLETNDDDKIMLMGEMLKKVDNITVSALRSPRLVDKLAVRHGRYIERDSDDRKTFRFTRDELGLLVDFLGELFKKDGNQVIGLRGMPRVGKTESIIAGSVCAMKRWTFVSSTLLRQTVRSQLAEDEMNPHNVFIIDGIVSTIRSNEKHYNLLQNVMSMPSTKVIEHPDIFVRESEYTFDDFDIIIELRNNPNEEILYESFTTSYSDDL; via the coding sequence GTGGAATATAAACAATGGTATATGGAATACAAGATTCACAAGAACAGACCCGGTCTGCTTGGTGATATCGCTTCAATGTTAGGGATGCTAGAAGTCAACATTCTGACGATTAATGGCGTTGAAGGAAAGACTCGCGGAATGTTGCTGGAGACCAATGACGATGACAAAATAATGCTGATGGGCGAAATGCTCAAGAAAGTTGATAATATTACAGTTTCAGCTCTGCGGTCTCCAAGACTCGTAGACAAGCTGGCTGTGCGCCATGGGCGATATATTGAACGGGATTCAGATGATCGGAAGACGTTTCGTTTTACTCGGGATGAGCTTGGTCTATTGGTCGATTTTCTCGGGGAACTGTTTAAAAAAGATGGAAATCAGGTAATAGGACTTCGAGGTATGCCCCGTGTAGGAAAAACGGAATCAATCATTGCTGGCAGTGTCTGCGCTATGAAGCGTTGGACATTTGTCTCCTCGACACTTTTACGTCAGACGGTTCGAAGTCAATTAGCAGAAGATGAGATGAACCCACATAATGTATTTATTATTGATGGTATTGTTAGTACGATCCGCTCCAATGAGAAGCATTATAATTTATTACAAAATGTTATGAGTATGCCAAGTACGAAAGTGATCGAGCATCCAGATATTTTTGTGCGGGAATCTGAGTACACCTTTGATGATTTTGATATTATTATCGAGCTTCGCAATAATCCAAATGAAGAAATATTGTACGAGTCGTTCACGACTAGCTACAGTGATGATTTATAG
- the sleB gene encoding spore cortex-lytic enzyme — MKKQKMWIFAALTLALAAAPFAGTFFKGNGIVQSKQSAAASFVHELNNPEVEALPAFSTTPIKLGSTGQDVYELQGRLKYLGYYAGKIDSHFGPKTKNAVTWFQWKFGMKSDGIVGAKTKLKLYNATKNWKPTEPSTGTGNKTAQNNTGNKTNTSDKTNSPGLSSGNSMGISENDLKIMANAVYGEARGEPFEGQVAVAAVILNRVKSPSFPNTPSGVIFQPRAFTAVADGQIYLEPNEQARKAVQQALSGWDPTGGCLYYFNPKTATSKWIWTRPQVKTIGQHIFCM; from the coding sequence ATGAAGAAACAAAAGATGTGGATATTTGCTGCTTTAACTCTTGCACTTGCTGCCGCGCCGTTTGCAGGAACGTTTTTCAAGGGGAATGGCATTGTTCAGTCCAAGCAAAGTGCTGCTGCGTCATTTGTCCACGAGTTAAATAATCCTGAAGTGGAAGCCTTGCCGGCTTTCAGTACGACACCCATCAAACTTGGGTCCACGGGTCAGGATGTCTATGAATTGCAGGGACGTTTAAAGTATTTAGGTTATTATGCAGGAAAAATAGACAGTCATTTTGGTCCTAAAACGAAGAATGCGGTAACCTGGTTTCAATGGAAATTCGGAATGAAGTCTGATGGCATTGTAGGTGCCAAAACAAAGCTGAAGTTGTATAACGCAACGAAGAACTGGAAGCCAACCGAGCCTTCTACGGGAACGGGAAATAAGACAGCACAGAATAACACTGGTAATAAAACAAATACGTCCGATAAAACGAATTCTCCAGGATTGTCTTCAGGTAATTCGATGGGCATATCGGAGAATGATCTGAAGATCATGGCCAATGCCGTTTATGGAGAAGCCAGAGGTGAGCCTTTCGAAGGTCAGGTTGCTGTTGCGGCAGTCATTTTAAACCGAGTTAAATCACCTAGCTTCCCGAATACACCGTCTGGCGTTATTTTTCAACCGAGAGCATTTACAGCTGTAGCCGATGGTCAGATCTATCTGGAGCCGAACGAGCAAGCACGTAAAGCAGTACAGCAAGCACTCAGTGGTTGGGACCCCACTGGAGGATGTTTGTATTACTTTAACCCTAAAACGGCGACCTCTAAATGGATTTGGACCCGTCCTCAGGTGAAGACGATAGGACAGCATATTTTCTGTATGTAG
- a CDS encoding competence/damage-inducible protein A, which translates to MKAEIIAVGTELLLGQIVNSNAQFLSIELAAIGIDVYFQTVVGDNSSRLQQAIEIAQSRADVIIFTGGIGPTEDDLTKDALAAALGRTLHIDRMAMDHVQRFFDDRKIVMTENNRKQALIIEGTTPLPNEIGLAVGIAFEHEKKYYIVLPGPPREMKPMFVDKAVPWLQQHALTTEMPIYSKMLKFAGIGESLLEDKLIDLIHSQTDPTIAPYAKEGEVTVRISTKAPSEHEAFKKLEILENQIKEILPEHLYANIDVPLEQLIVDWMADAGLTLSAAESCTGGLLMESITNIPGSASMFAGGIVCYSNDLKKKLLNVPSAYLEGPNAPGAVSREVAEVLADQVRMIADSDFGLSVTGVAGPGYSERKPVGLVFIGLAERGRKTEVYELNLKGTRENIRLRTVKALLYRLWRRLEERKVETPLEGSDL; encoded by the coding sequence ATGAAAGCGGAGATTATAGCAGTAGGCACGGAGCTTTTGCTCGGTCAAATCGTAAATAGTAATGCCCAGTTTTTGTCTATAGAACTAGCTGCTATTGGCATTGATGTATATTTTCAAACCGTGGTTGGCGATAACAGCAGTCGCTTGCAGCAAGCGATTGAAATCGCTCAAAGTAGAGCTGATGTTATCATTTTTACCGGTGGTATTGGTCCGACAGAGGATGATCTTACGAAAGATGCACTGGCTGCTGCTCTAGGTCGAACACTCCATATAGATCGCATGGCAATGGATCATGTGCAACGTTTCTTTGATGATCGAAAGATCGTTATGACGGAGAATAACCGTAAACAGGCACTTATAATTGAAGGAACAACACCTTTGCCGAATGAGATCGGTCTTGCTGTTGGTATTGCTTTTGAGCATGAAAAGAAATATTATATTGTGCTTCCTGGTCCACCTCGTGAGATGAAACCGATGTTCGTAGATAAGGCTGTACCGTGGCTCCAGCAGCATGCACTGACGACAGAAATGCCAATTTATTCTAAAATGCTTAAATTCGCTGGTATCGGGGAATCCCTGCTTGAGGATAAACTCATTGATCTTATTCACAGCCAGACTGATCCGACCATCGCTCCTTACGCTAAAGAGGGAGAGGTAACCGTCCGTATTTCGACAAAGGCGCCTTCCGAGCATGAAGCTTTCAAGAAGCTGGAGATTCTGGAGAATCAGATCAAAGAGATTTTACCAGAACATTTATATGCAAATATTGATGTGCCACTGGAGCAGCTAATTGTGGATTGGATGGCGGATGCAGGTCTGACTTTAAGCGCGGCGGAGAGTTGCACTGGAGGCTTGCTGATGGAGAGTATAACCAACATTCCAGGTAGTGCTTCGATGTTTGCGGGAGGAATTGTCTGTTATTCTAACGACCTAAAGAAAAAGCTTCTGAATGTGCCAAGTGCTTATTTGGAGGGGCCAAATGCTCCTGGGGCAGTGAGTCGTGAAGTTGCCGAGGTGTTAGCTGATCAGGTGAGAATGATCGCGGACAGTGATTTCGGTTTATCTGTAACAGGTGTAGCAGGACCGGGCTATTCTGAACGTAAGCCAGTTGGGCTTGTATTTATTGGTCTGGCTGAACGTGGGCGTAAGACAGAGGTATATGAGCTTAATCTTAAAGGTACTCGTGAAAATATCCGCCTGCGTACTGTTAAAGCTCTGCTGTATCGACTATGGCGCAGACTTGAGGAACGCAAGGTGGAGACACCACTTGAGGGTTCAGACTTGTAA
- a CDS encoding pitrilysin family protein — protein sequence MTNNVFQHGTVGGLRIHVMPTKAFKTYAISLYAGIPLDENTVTSTALAPFVLRRGTATYPETTQFRERLEELYGAGFGFDIYKRGDYQIVQFRMDTINDSFVQSQESLLEQSFAFLGEVLTRPLVEDGSFRPSYVATERETVRKKLESIVNDKIRYAAERCIEEMCRNEPYRLHPLGQRADLDQITPKSLYESYNSWLDDAILDLYVVGDTTAEEVEKLVQSHFGRVQSEVGLYSSKFVPVSVNEVRTVEEKLDVSQGKLNLGLRTSITYKDDNYASALMYNGILGGYPHSKLFVNVREKASLAYYASSRYDGHKGIGTIQSGIETQNYGKAVDIIEKQLEEMKAGNISDLELSQTKAMIRNQLSEIPDSAFEMISYDFNRQLSGKERTTDQLLGQVEQIGAEDVKAAAETFQLDTIYFLTGKEE from the coding sequence TTGACTAATAATGTATTTCAGCATGGTACCGTTGGAGGCTTGCGTATTCACGTTATGCCAACCAAGGCGTTCAAGACCTACGCGATCTCACTTTATGCGGGTATCCCTCTTGACGAGAATACTGTGACCTCAACTGCACTAGCTCCATTCGTGCTTCGCAGAGGTACCGCGACTTATCCAGAGACCACGCAATTCCGTGAGCGTTTGGAGGAACTGTATGGCGCTGGGTTCGGGTTTGATATTTATAAAAGAGGCGATTATCAAATCGTTCAGTTCCGCATGGATACTATTAATGACTCTTTTGTGCAAAGCCAGGAGAGCTTACTTGAACAATCCTTCGCTTTCTTAGGTGAAGTACTGACTCGTCCATTAGTTGAAGACGGCAGCTTCCGACCTTCGTATGTTGCAACGGAGCGTGAAACCGTTCGCAAGAAGCTGGAGTCCATCGTAAATGACAAGATACGTTACGCTGCTGAGCGCTGTATTGAGGAAATGTGCCGTAACGAGCCATATCGTCTTCACCCTCTGGGGCAAAGAGCGGATCTGGATCAAATCACTCCGAAAAGTTTGTATGAATCGTATAATTCCTGGCTGGATGATGCCATCCTTGATCTCTATGTAGTGGGTGACACAACAGCTGAGGAAGTAGAAAAGCTTGTACAGAGTCATTTCGGTCGGGTTCAGTCCGAGGTGGGCTTATACAGCTCTAAGTTCGTACCTGTATCAGTTAATGAGGTGAGGACTGTAGAAGAGAAGCTGGATGTCAGTCAGGGCAAGCTGAACCTGGGTCTACGCACCTCTATTACTTATAAGGATGATAATTACGCGTCCGCACTTATGTACAACGGAATATTAGGAGGGTATCCACACTCTAAACTTTTCGTTAACGTACGTGAGAAGGCAAGTCTTGCATATTATGCTTCGTCTCGTTATGACGGGCACAAGGGCATTGGAACGATTCAATCAGGCATCGAAACACAAAATTACGGCAAAGCCGTGGACATTATAGAGAAGCAATTGGAAGAGATGAAAGCTGGCAATATCAGTGATCTGGAATTGAGTCAGACTAAAGCCATGATTCGCAATCAGCTTTCCGAGATTCCGGATTCCGCTTTTGAAATGATCTCTTACGACTTCAACCGCCAGTTGTCAGGAAAAGAACGGACAACGGATCAGCTATTGGGGCAGGTGGAACAAATCGGTGCTGAAGATGTAAAAGCCGCCGCCGAAACCTTTCAGCTAGATACGATTTATTTCTTGACAGGGAAGGAGGAATAA
- a CDS encoding DUF3243 domain-containing protein: MTQEDSVIKNFDTWKKFLGKRVVQAEKLGMSEDTISKLAFEIGEFLDEKVDPANTQNRAIKELWDVGNDEEKQTIAKLMVKLAKNHA, from the coding sequence ATGACACAAGAAGATAGCGTAATCAAAAATTTTGACACCTGGAAGAAATTTCTAGGAAAACGAGTTGTACAGGCGGAGAAACTTGGGATGAGTGAAGACACAATCTCAAAGCTGGCTTTTGAAATCGGGGAATTTCTCGATGAAAAAGTGGATCCAGCAAACACTCAAAACCGTGCGATCAAAGAGCTATGGGACGTCGGCAACGATGAAGAAAAGCAAACGATCGCAAAACTCATGGTCAAGTTGGCGAAAAATCACGCCTAA
- the fabG gene encoding 3-oxoacyl-ACP reductase FabG translates to MTVLVTGGSGGIGGAIAERFASVGMNIVIHYKHSHEAANDVARRCMALGAKVMTVNADMKDRSQIVRMAEKLESNGMQPDILVNNAGKSHYGMLADVTEEEWDDIMSINLKGTFMCSQIFMPYMVSQRYGRIINVSSVWGITGASCEVAYSASKGGVNAFTKALAKELAPSGVTVNAVAPGAVNTNMLSNLQEDEVRMLEDEIPAGRLATPNEISSLIYFLALPESGYITGQIISPNGGWIT, encoded by the coding sequence ATGACAGTGCTTGTTACAGGGGGCAGCGGAGGGATCGGTGGCGCCATTGCAGAACGATTTGCTTCTGTGGGGATGAACATTGTTATTCATTACAAGCACTCGCATGAAGCTGCGAATGATGTCGCTCGCCGTTGTATGGCCCTTGGCGCAAAGGTAATGACAGTAAACGCGGATATGAAGGATCGTAGTCAGATTGTACGTATGGCGGAAAAGCTTGAGAGTAATGGGATGCAGCCGGATATCCTCGTCAATAATGCCGGTAAATCGCATTACGGAATGCTTGCTGATGTGACCGAAGAGGAATGGGATGATATTATGTCCATTAACTTGAAGGGAACCTTTATGTGCAGTCAGATCTTTATGCCGTACATGGTGTCTCAGCGTTATGGTCGTATCATTAACGTTTCTTCTGTATGGGGGATCACGGGAGCTTCTTGCGAAGTAGCTTATTCGGCTAGTAAGGGTGGAGTGAATGCCTTTACAAAGGCTTTAGCTAAAGAGTTGGCTCCATCTGGTGTAACTGTTAACGCGGTAGCTCCAGGAGCGGTTAATACGAACATGCTGTCCAATTTACAGGAGGATGAAGTCCGTATGCTGGAGGATGAAATTCCGGCAGGACGCTTAGCTACTCCTAATGAAATATCTTCACTAATTTATTTTTTGGCTTTGCCTGAGTCCGGGTATATCACTGGCCAGATTATTAGTCCGAACGGTGGGTGGATTACCTAA
- a CDS encoding pitrilysin family protein: MEQIHYDRLQETIYHEVMDNGLQVYVLPKPTFNKTYATFATKYGSVDNHFHVAGGEETTVPDGIAHFLEHKMFEEPEGDIFATFASNGASANAFTSFDQTVYLFSATENIETNLSTLVDFVQRPYFTDENVEKEKGIIGQEINMYADNPDWRVYFGLIEAMYSKHPVRIDIAGTVESISTITKETLYTCYNAFYHPSNMLLFVVGGVDPEKVFSLVRSNQKGKTYGKQGEIKRIFEDEPEQVATKRLESKLAVSMPKIMFGFKEKVDGLTGEASLKRDLITKLMLDLLVGSSTALYQKLYDEELISDSFGHEFNSSPQYAFSAMGGDTKDPDLLLKRIKEEIDLILKSGFAEKDFERARKKKIGGYLRMLNSPESIAHEFTRYQFRGGDLFEVLPMYESITLAEVNERLQAHVNWEQLAISLVVSP, from the coding sequence ATGGAACAAATTCATTACGACAGACTTCAAGAGACCATTTATCATGAGGTCATGGATAACGGGCTTCAGGTATATGTGTTGCCGAAACCAACCTTCAACAAGACCTATGCTACATTTGCTACTAAATACGGTTCCGTTGACAATCATTTTCATGTTGCAGGTGGAGAAGAGACCACTGTTCCTGATGGTATAGCTCACTTTTTAGAGCACAAAATGTTCGAAGAGCCAGAAGGCGATATTTTTGCTACCTTTGCTTCAAATGGAGCCTCCGCTAATGCCTTTACAAGCTTTGACCAGACGGTTTATCTTTTCTCGGCAACTGAGAATATAGAAACCAACCTTAGTACGCTCGTTGATTTTGTTCAGCGACCTTATTTTACAGATGAGAATGTAGAAAAGGAAAAGGGAATTATTGGTCAAGAAATCAATATGTATGCTGATAATCCGGACTGGCGCGTCTATTTTGGCCTTATTGAAGCGATGTATTCGAAGCATCCGGTTCGGATTGACATTGCCGGTACGGTAGAATCGATTAGTACGATCACAAAAGAAACGCTGTACACCTGTTATAACGCTTTTTATCATCCTAGCAATATGCTGTTGTTCGTGGTTGGGGGTGTGGATCCGGAGAAAGTATTCTCCTTGGTTCGCAGTAACCAAAAGGGTAAAACCTACGGCAAGCAGGGTGAAATCAAGCGTATTTTTGAAGATGAACCCGAACAAGTTGCTACAAAACGTCTAGAAAGTAAGCTTGCCGTCTCGATGCCAAAAATCATGTTTGGTTTCAAGGAAAAGGTAGATGGTCTAACGGGTGAAGCTTCTCTGAAACGCGACCTGATAACGAAGCTAATGCTCGATTTGTTGGTAGGTAGTAGCACAGCATTGTATCAAAAGCTATATGATGAGGAATTGATCTCGGACAGCTTTGGACATGAATTTAATAGTTCTCCACAATATGCTTTTTCTGCAATGGGTGGGGATACGAAGGATCCTGATTTGCTTTTAAAACGAATTAAAGAAGAAATAGATCTAATCTTAAAGTCCGGCTTTGCGGAGAAGGATTTCGAGCGGGCTCGGAAAAAGAAAATTGGCGGTTATTTGCGCATGCTGAATTCCCCTGAAAGTATCGCACATGAATTTACACGCTACCAGTTCCGCGGTGGTGACCTGTTTGAAGTTCTGCCTATGTACGAATCGATTACTTTGGCAGAAGTTAATGAGCGTCTGCAAGCCCATGTAAACTGGGAACAGCTAGCCATTTCATTGGTGGTGAGTCCTTAG
- the pgsA gene encoding CDP-diacylglycerol--glycerol-3-phosphate 3-phosphatidyltransferase, which yields MNLPNRITLARICLIPIMMFFLLVDFSFYPEPIHWGSFQLSVNHLVAAVIFLLAASTDGIDGYIARKYNMVTNLGKLLDPLADKLLVSAVLISLVELGRCDSWIAIVIISREFAVTGLRQIALLEGKVVAASKWGKIKTVVQIVAISLLLLNNFPFQFVSIPVDDIAIWAAALITIYSGIDYFVKNKDLLQLHNA from the coding sequence GTGAATTTGCCCAACCGCATCACGCTAGCACGTATTTGCCTGATCCCGATTATGATGTTTTTCTTACTGGTGGATTTCAGCTTTTATCCAGAACCGATACATTGGGGCTCTTTTCAGCTATCTGTTAATCATTTGGTAGCAGCTGTAATCTTTTTGCTTGCTGCGAGCACAGATGGAATAGACGGCTACATAGCAAGGAAATATAATATGGTCACCAATCTCGGTAAACTTCTTGATCCGTTAGCGGACAAGCTGTTAGTTTCTGCAGTTCTGATTTCACTTGTGGAATTGGGCAGATGTGACTCATGGATCGCAATTGTTATCATAAGTCGTGAGTTCGCAGTAACCGGGCTTCGCCAGATAGCATTGTTAGAGGGAAAAGTGGTTGCCGCCAGCAAATGGGGTAAAATAAAGACGGTTGTACAAATTGTAGCGATCTCACTGCTGTTGTTGAACAATTTCCCATTTCAATTCGTCAGCATTCCTGTAGACGATATTGCCATTTGGGCTGCAGCCTTGATCACTATTTACTCTGGAATTGATTATTTTGTGAAGAATAAGGATCTGCTACAGCTGCATAATGCTTAA
- a CDS encoding RodZ domain-containing protein: MSELGRQLKEARLQKGMSLDDVQEVTKIRKKYLEAIESGDYKVLPGSFYVRAFIKTYAEAVGMSPDELLEEHGNVPAPPEDTAMETVIQKRSRRPETERNAKWLPTVLMWTFPILIIVVIYIYASSLNKPDPDQIDQTNLTNEQQDPTTAQTSPPASGGGVVAPTSSAGAEATTEPTTEPTPTPTPTPSPQSITVTPDGKSGKTTKFKVSAPAGSEVKVEISATGVSWLEVYKGENSKGEKLSFGNTAAGDRMSFVLGSEGIYIKSGYSPATEITVNGQVITDEKTSSRLLLNLDDGTGSEAIQNEGTTDTTDQTNETGQ; encoded by the coding sequence ATGTCGGAACTGGGCCGGCAATTGAAAGAGGCGCGTCTGCAAAAAGGGATGAGTCTTGACGATGTCCAGGAAGTAACGAAAATTCGCAAAAAGTATTTGGAAGCCATCGAGTCTGGAGACTATAAGGTGCTTCCAGGAAGTTTTTATGTTAGGGCGTTTATCAAAACGTACGCAGAGGCAGTAGGGATGAGTCCTGACGAACTGCTAGAGGAGCATGGGAATGTACCTGCCCCTCCCGAAGACACAGCCATGGAAACGGTGATTCAAAAACGCAGCCGTAGACCTGAAACCGAACGGAATGCAAAATGGCTGCCAACAGTGCTAATGTGGACATTTCCAATATTAATTATTGTTGTGATTTACATTTATGCCTCTAGTTTGAACAAACCGGACCCTGATCAGATTGATCAGACGAATCTGACGAATGAACAGCAGGATCCTACGACAGCACAAACATCACCACCGGCTTCAGGAGGTGGAGTTGTGGCGCCAACTTCTTCGGCAGGTGCAGAAGCAACAACTGAACCTACTACAGAGCCTACGCCGACTCCAACACCTACGCCTTCTCCGCAATCCATTACAGTTACACCGGATGGGAAGTCAGGCAAAACAACAAAATTCAAGGTTTCAGCTCCGGCTGGAAGTGAAGTGAAGGTTGAGATTTCTGCTACTGGGGTAAGTTGGCTTGAGGTGTATAAAGGTGAGAACTCTAAAGGTGAGAAACTCTCATTTGGTAATACAGCTGCAGGAGATCGTATGAGTTTTGTTCTTGGAAGTGAAGGAATCTATATTAAATCTGGTTATTCACCAGCTACTGAGATTACTGTTAATGGACAAGTAATTACAGATGAAAAGACTTCATCCCGACTGCTGCTTAATCTGGATGATGGTACTGGAAGCGAAGCGATCCAGAATGAAGGAACCACAGATACTACTGACCAGACTAATGAAACAGGCCAATAA
- a CDS encoding YajQ family cyclic di-GMP-binding protein has translation MSSESSFDIVSKMDMQELTNAIHQTEKEIDNRFDFKNSKSSLKLEKDALIIASEDEYKLNAVIDILQSKMVKRGITLKNLDFGKVEPASLGSVRQRLGLKQGIDQENAKKINILIRDSKLKVKSQIQGDQIRVTGKSRDDLQQIIQILRKADLPLDLQFNNLK, from the coding sequence ATGAGTTCAGAAAGTTCATTTGATATCGTATCTAAAATGGATATGCAGGAATTAACGAATGCGATTCACCAAACGGAGAAAGAAATTGATAACCGATTTGACTTTAAGAACAGTAAAAGCAGTCTGAAGCTTGAGAAAGACGCTCTTATTATCGCCTCTGAGGATGAATATAAGTTAAATGCTGTTATTGATATTTTACAATCAAAGATGGTAAAGAGAGGCATCACGCTGAAAAACTTGGATTTCGGTAAAGTGGAGCCAGCTTCTCTGGGAAGTGTTCGTCAGCGCTTAGGGCTTAAGCAAGGAATCGATCAGGAGAACGCGAAAAAGATTAATATCCTGATTCGTGATTCGAAATTGAAGGTGAAGAGCCAGATTCAAGGAGATCAGATCCGCGTAACTGGTAAGAGTCGCGATGATTTGCAACAAATTATCCAGATTTTGCGTAAAGCTGATTTGCCGCTGGACCTGCAGTTCAACAACTTAAAATAG